The DNA sequence TTAGAAATTGCGAAGTTTTCAGTAAAAAATTTATTAGATATAGATACGCAAATTTTTAAACTTACTACACTACATTATGCTGCAGGAGAAGGATGCTTAGAAGTTGTCAAGTTTTTGATAGACGAAGGAATTAATGTAAATATTATCAACGGGTATGGAAGTACAGCACTTCACAATGCTGCGTATCGAGGGGATTTAGAAATCATAAGGTTTTTATTGGAGAAAGGTGCAAATCCTACAATCAGAAATAAAGATGGAAAAAACCCAAGAGATGTAGCTGTGCTAAGATCACGGCACAATAAAGATAAACCATACGATGAAATTATACACTTGCTCTATAATGCTGAAAAGGAACACAAATCTGAGCAGTAATATTTCGTAACTGGGAAACAATAGGAAATATTTATACATGTCAAGTTTAAGATAATTTTTTTTAGATTGATCCATAAATTATTAACCTTATTACTCAATGTCTAAAATAGTTTTTTTCCATTT is a window from the Wolbachia endosymbiont of Armadillidium arcangelii genome containing:
- a CDS encoding ankyrin repeat domain-containing protein, whose product is MLKKVLNMNRDSRNKLHFWWFIVTVVCVIITYCYMKVKATDNYKTILRIASENCNLEIAKFSVKNLLDIDTQIFKLTTLHYAAGEGCLEVVKFLIDEGINVNIINGYGSTALHNAAYRGDLEIIRFLLEKGANPTIRNKDGKNPRDVAVLRSRHNKDKPYDEIIHLLYNAEKEHKSEQ